From Bradyrhizobium symbiodeficiens, the proteins below share one genomic window:
- a CDS encoding PrsW family intramembrane metalloprotease: MYLIEALPTVIGTAAIAPALLMLWLVIAAEERPGPPAQVWTAFLLGAASISLLGLARAPFAKMVAAPDDPWAALAMHSIFGVALPEEAVKVIAIVVISSAKRRTFANPMDTVVYGAAVGLGFAAYENLAYLVQHAEMWRSLAALRSVLTVPFHGALGIIAGAYLTIARAGTALGANRHHRDWARLSSRLLMLAGPLALHSAFDFPLLTLQRMPDLDPTLRMWLGAASLLIGFSSIAFAIRLVRRVARHHAPRTDVARERLSQLRRMWALLLAGGGVGFLGLAFVLTSIHHWLIDPERNLTLALIPIGFVSILLGLALLIATTAIYVLGRNRIRTTAEGFSSAPGGG, translated from the coding sequence ATGTACCTGATTGAAGCATTGCCCACCGTCATCGGAACGGCCGCCATCGCCCCGGCGCTGCTGATGCTGTGGCTTGTCATCGCCGCCGAAGAGCGCCCGGGCCCGCCGGCCCAGGTCTGGACCGCGTTCCTGTTAGGAGCGGCCAGCATTTCGCTGCTGGGCCTCGCCCGCGCGCCCTTCGCCAAGATGGTCGCAGCCCCCGATGACCCCTGGGCGGCCCTCGCCATGCATTCGATCTTCGGCGTCGCGCTGCCCGAGGAAGCCGTCAAGGTGATCGCCATCGTGGTGATCTCCTCGGCCAAGCGGCGGACCTTCGCCAATCCGATGGATACCGTGGTCTACGGTGCCGCGGTCGGCCTCGGCTTCGCCGCTTACGAGAACCTGGCTTATCTGGTTCAGCACGCCGAGATGTGGCGCTCGTTGGCCGCCTTGCGCAGCGTGCTGACCGTGCCGTTCCACGGCGCGCTCGGCATCATCGCGGGCGCTTACCTGACGATCGCGCGCGCCGGGACGGCACTCGGCGCGAACCGCCACCATCGCGACTGGGCCCGCCTCTCCAGCCGCCTGCTGATGCTCGCCGGCCCGCTCGCGCTGCATTCGGCCTTCGACTTTCCGCTGCTGACCCTGCAAAGAATGCCCGACCTCGATCCGACGCTCCGGATGTGGCTCGGCGCCGCCAGCCTCCTGATCGGCTTCAGCTCGATCGCCTTCGCGATCCGCCTGGTTCGGCGCGTCGCCCGCCACCACGCCCCCCGGACCGACGTCGCGCGGGAGCGGCTCAGCCAGCTCCGCCGGATGTGGGCGCTGCTGCTTGCCGGCGGCGGAGTCGGCTTTCTCGGCCTCGCCTTCGTGCTGACCTCGATCCATCACTGGCTCATCGACCCCGAGCGCAATCTGACACTGGCCCTGATCCCCATCGGTTTCGTCTCGATCCTGCTCGGCCTGGCGCTTCTGATTGCCACAACGGCGATCTATGTTCTCGGCCGCAACCGCATCCGCACCACCGCGGAAGGTTTTTCCTCGGCGCCCGGCGGCGGGTGA
- a CDS encoding 3-deoxy-7-phosphoheptulonate synthase — MLSTTDDLRIRELKELSTPEEVMREVPRTLTATRVVMAARNAIHAILAGQDDRLLVVVGPCSVHDSKAALEYAERLASLREELADQLEIVMRVYFEKPRTTVGWKGLINDPDLDGSFDINKGLRLARNVLSAVNNLGLPAGTEFLDMTTPQYIADLVSWAAIGARTTESQIHRELASGLSCPVGFKNGTDGNVRIAADAVKSASHPHHFMAVTKLGRSAIASTAGNEDCHIILRGGSKPNYDAASVAAACNELTKSGVAPLVMVDASHANSSKKPENQPLVAADIAGQISGGENRIMGVMIESNLVAGRQDVVPGKPLVYGQSITDGCIDWAATATVLEQLADAVEVRRNLRGAGLHERSA, encoded by the coding sequence GTGCTGAGCACGACCGACGATCTTCGTATCCGCGAACTGAAAGAGCTGAGCACGCCGGAAGAGGTGATGCGGGAAGTCCCGCGCACGCTCACCGCGACGCGCGTGGTGATGGCCGCGCGCAACGCCATCCACGCCATTCTCGCCGGCCAGGACGACCGCCTGCTGGTCGTGGTCGGCCCCTGCTCGGTGCATGACTCCAAAGCCGCGCTCGAATATGCCGAGCGACTTGCGAGCTTGCGCGAAGAGCTCGCCGACCAGCTCGAAATCGTGATGCGCGTCTATTTCGAGAAGCCGCGCACCACCGTCGGCTGGAAGGGCCTGATCAACGATCCCGATCTGGACGGCAGCTTCGACATCAACAAGGGCCTTCGGCTGGCGCGCAACGTGCTGTCGGCGGTGAACAATCTCGGCCTGCCCGCCGGCACGGAATTCCTCGACATGACGACGCCGCAATACATTGCCGACCTCGTGTCCTGGGCCGCGATCGGCGCGCGCACGACCGAGAGCCAGATCCATCGCGAGCTGGCCTCGGGCCTGTCCTGTCCGGTCGGCTTCAAGAACGGCACAGACGGCAATGTGCGGATCGCGGCGGACGCTGTGAAGTCGGCCTCGCATCCGCATCACTTCATGGCGGTGACGAAACTCGGCCGCTCGGCGATCGCCTCGACCGCGGGCAACGAGGACTGCCACATCATCCTGCGCGGCGGCAGCAAGCCGAACTACGACGCGGCAAGCGTCGCGGCCGCCTGCAACGAGCTGACCAAATCCGGCGTCGCACCGCTGGTGATGGTCGATGCGAGCCACGCCAATTCGAGCAAGAAGCCCGAGAACCAGCCGCTTGTGGCGGCTGACATCGCCGGCCAGATCTCAGGCGGCGAGAACCGCATCATGGGCGTGATGATCGAGAGCAATCTCGTTGCCGGCCGCCAGGACGTCGTGCCGGGCAAGCCGCTCGTCTACGGCCAGAGCATCACCGATGGCTGCATTGATTGGGCGGCCACCGCGACCGTGCTCGAGCAGCTCGCTGACGCGGTGGAGGTCCGCCGCAACCTCCGCGGTGCAGGCCTGCATGAGCGGTCGGCATAG
- a CDS encoding PilZ domain-containing protein, with amino-acid sequence MPPPKKRAARKLLSRQAWITLDGGFAARQCLVQDISDSGAKITLDEDASQLPGVIRLAFARDARTGRSCQVVWRRGKSAGIKFI; translated from the coding sequence ATGCCACCGCCGAAAAAGCGCGCAGCCCGCAAGCTGCTGTCGCGGCAAGCCTGGATCACGCTCGACGGCGGCTTCGCCGCGCGGCAGTGCCTGGTTCAGGACATCTCGGATTCCGGCGCGAAGATCACGCTGGACGAGGACGCGAGCCAGCTCCCTGGCGTGATTCGGCTCGCCTTCGCACGCGATGCGCGCACCGGGCGGAGCTGCCAGGTGGTCTGGCGCCGCGGCAAATCCGCCGGCATCAAGTTCATCTGA
- the efp gene encoding elongation factor P — protein sequence MRVIASSIRKGNVIEQDGKLYVVVSAENIHPGKGTPVSQIEMRRISDGVKISERYKTTDQVEKATIEERNYTFLYEDGDGYHFMNPETYDQVQVSKDVVGDAASYLQPDMTVKLSTHDVNVVSLALPQRVTLEVVETEPVTKGQTASSSYKPAVLSNGVRTTVPPHIAVGTRIVVMTEDGSYSERAKD from the coding sequence TTGAGAGTCATCGCCAGTTCTATTCGCAAGGGCAACGTGATCGAGCAAGACGGCAAGCTCTATGTCGTCGTGAGCGCCGAGAACATCCATCCCGGCAAGGGCACTCCGGTCAGCCAGATCGAAATGCGCCGAATCTCGGACGGGGTAAAGATCTCCGAACGCTACAAGACCACCGACCAGGTCGAAAAGGCCACCATCGAAGAGCGCAACTATACCTTCCTGTATGAAGACGGCGACGGCTACCACTTCATGAACCCGGAGACCTACGACCAGGTCCAGGTCTCCAAGGACGTCGTCGGCGACGCGGCCTCCTATCTTCAACCGGACATGACCGTCAAGCTGTCGACCCACGACGTCAACGTGGTCTCGCTCGCGCTGCCCCAGCGCGTCACGCTGGAAGTGGTCGAGACCGAGCCGGTGACCAAGGGCCAGACCGCCTCGTCCTCCTACAAGCCTGCGGTGCTCTCCAACGGCGTGCGCACCACGGTGCCGCCGCACATCGCGGTCGGCACCCGCATCGTGGTCATGACCGAAGACGGCTCCTACTCCGAACGCGCCAAGGACTGA
- a CDS encoding PilZ domain-containing protein: MSVAEFLRQRAVEVTVSGSYSLSRWYDCEGKLRSFACRTKRVSPFRMIVDVPVVGKVGERLTSYFQDFGEFQCTISATLKSGFLMELDMTRARRAWMSEKLTWLEKKQKDDSVRELRRDARFVPQVSHTVLTLADGHTYSCFIIDVSTAGVAISCEYDPPVGTPLAVGACVGRVIRKFDNGFAVKFAEKQPRDDLVRLIVRSPLQQSA, encoded by the coding sequence ATGTCCGTCGCAGAGTTCCTCAGGCAACGAGCAGTGGAAGTCACGGTCAGCGGCAGCTACTCGCTGTCCCGCTGGTACGATTGCGAGGGCAAGCTGCGCAGCTTCGCCTGCCGCACCAAGCGCGTTTCGCCCTTCCGGATGATCGTGGACGTGCCTGTCGTCGGCAAGGTCGGAGAGCGCCTCACCTCCTATTTCCAGGATTTCGGCGAATTCCAGTGCACGATCAGCGCGACGCTGAAGTCGGGTTTCCTGATGGAGCTCGACATGACGCGGGCGCGGCGAGCCTGGATGTCGGAAAAGCTCACCTGGCTCGAAAAGAAGCAGAAGGACGACAGCGTCAGGGAACTGCGGCGCGACGCACGTTTCGTTCCGCAGGTCTCGCACACCGTCCTGACGCTCGCCGATGGCCACACCTATTCCTGCTTCATCATCGACGTCTCCACGGCGGGGGTGGCGATCTCCTGCGAGTACGACCCACCGGTGGGAACCCCGCTTGCCGTCGGCGCCTGCGTCGGGCGGGTCATCCGCAAATTCGACAACGGCTTTGCGGTCAAATTCGCCGAAAAGCAGCCGCGGGACGACCTCGTCCGCCTCATCGTGCGCTCGCCGCTGCAGCAGTCGGCCTGA
- a CDS encoding lysine-2,3-aminomutase-like protein, which yields MTKTNLARTLREPAELVAEGLAPAAALPALERVAARYAVAITPALVELIDPSDPDDPIARQFVPSADELEMQPGEDADPIGDHAHSPVSGIVHRYPDRVLFKLVHVCAVYCRFCFRREMVGPGKENALSDSAYRAAIDYIRSHHEIWEVILTGGDPLMLSPRRMGEIMTELAAIDHVKVIRLHTRLPVADPARISDEMVAALKVEGATTWVAVHANHARELTGTARAACARLVDSGIPLVSQSVLLRGVNDDISALSDLMRAFVECRIKPYYLHHGDLAPGTAHLRTTLAEGQDLMRQLRGRVSGLCQPDYVIDIPGGAGKSPVGPNYVLAEQNTAPDARDADTETRYRIVDYCGDVHLYPPET from the coding sequence ATGACGAAAACGAACCTTGCACGCACTCTGCGCGAGCCGGCTGAGCTGGTCGCCGAAGGTCTGGCGCCCGCAGCAGCGCTGCCGGCGCTCGAACGCGTTGCCGCACGCTATGCCGTGGCCATCACGCCGGCGCTGGTCGAACTGATTGATCCGTCCGACCCCGACGATCCTATCGCCCGTCAGTTTGTTCCGAGTGCAGACGAATTGGAGATGCAGCCGGGCGAGGACGCCGATCCGATCGGAGATCATGCGCACTCGCCGGTATCCGGCATCGTGCACCGCTATCCCGACCGCGTGTTGTTCAAGCTGGTTCACGTCTGCGCGGTCTATTGCCGCTTCTGCTTCCGCCGCGAGATGGTCGGCCCCGGCAAGGAGAATGCGCTGTCGGACAGCGCCTATCGCGCGGCGATCGACTACATCCGTTCGCATCACGAGATATGGGAAGTGATCCTGACCGGTGGCGATCCCCTGATGCTGTCGCCGCGGCGGATGGGCGAGATCATGACCGAACTCGCGGCGATCGATCACGTCAAGGTCATCCGCCTTCACACGAGGTTGCCGGTGGCCGATCCCGCGCGGATCAGCGACGAGATGGTCGCGGCGCTCAAGGTCGAGGGTGCGACCACCTGGGTGGCCGTGCATGCCAACCATGCGCGGGAATTGACGGGAACGGCGCGCGCCGCCTGCGCGCGGCTCGTCGATTCCGGCATTCCGCTGGTGAGCCAGTCCGTCCTTTTGCGCGGGGTCAATGACGATATCTCCGCTCTGTCGGATTTGATGCGAGCTTTCGTCGAATGCCGGATCAAGCCCTATTATCTGCATCACGGCGATCTCGCGCCGGGCACCGCGCATCTGCGGACGACCCTGGCGGAGGGGCAGGACCTGATGCGGCAGTTGCGCGGGCGGGTGTCAGGGCTCTGTCAGCCGGACTATGTCATCGATATTCCCGGTGGTGCCGGGAAGTCGCCGGTCGGACCGAATTACGTGTTGGCGGAGCAAAATACCGCACCTGACGCGCGTGATGCCGACACCGAAACGCGCTATCGTATCGTCGATTATTGCGGCGACGTTCATCTCTATCCGCCCGAGACCTGA
- the epmA gene encoding EF-P lysine aminoacylase EpmA: MAGDKPISPFWSPGRHLDRRPFLQARGAITGSLRGFFAEQGFVEVETSILQVSPGNETHLHAPRTEIMRPDGSRASRYLRTSPEFACKKLLAAGETRIFELARVFRDRERGDLHLPEFTMLEWYRAGASYDAIMADCVVVIARAAQATGIGTFSFRGRTADPFAEPELLTVAGAFERFAGIDLLSTIRDGEGNRAALAEAASGKVRVAGDDTWSDIFSKVLVEHVEPHLGQGRLTVLFEYPSPEAALARVKAGDPRVAERFEVYACGVELANGFGELTDARELRKRFTESMTEKQRRYGEAYPLDEDFLAAVAAMPEASGVALGLDRLVMLASGASRIDQVVWTPPANEASFET, translated from the coding sequence ATGGCTGGGGACAAGCCTATCTCACCGTTCTGGTCGCCCGGGCGGCATCTCGACCGCCGGCCCTTCCTGCAGGCCAGGGGGGCCATTACCGGGTCTCTCAGGGGCTTTTTTGCCGAGCAGGGGTTCGTGGAGGTCGAAACCTCCATCCTCCAGGTCTCCCCGGGCAACGAGACCCATCTGCATGCCCCCCGGACCGAGATCATGCGGCCGGACGGCAGCCGGGCCAGCCGATATTTGCGGACTTCGCCCGAATTCGCCTGCAAGAAGCTGCTGGCGGCGGGCGAGACGCGGATTTTCGAGCTCGCCCGGGTGTTCCGGGACCGTGAGCGCGGCGACCTGCATCTGCCCGAATTCACCATGCTGGAATGGTATCGGGCGGGCGCCTCCTACGACGCCATCATGGCCGATTGCGTCGTCGTCATCGCCCGCGCCGCGCAGGCGACCGGCATCGGGACCTTCTCGTTCCGCGGCCGGACCGCCGATCCGTTCGCCGAGCCCGAGCTCCTGACGGTCGCGGGCGCCTTCGAACGGTTCGCCGGCATCGACCTGCTGTCGACAATCAGGGACGGCGAGGGTAACCGTGCCGCGCTGGCCGAGGCGGCCAGCGGCAAGGTCCGTGTGGCCGGGGACGACACTTGGTCGGATATCTTCAGCAAGGTCCTGGTCGAGCACGTCGAGCCGCATCTGGGGCAGGGGCGTTTGACCGTTTTGTTCGAATACCCATCTCCGGAGGCGGCGCTGGCGCGGGTTAAGGCTGGGGATCCCAGGGTTGCCGAGCGCTTCGAGGTCTACGCCTGCGGCGTCGAGCTCGCCAACGGCTTTGGGGAACTGACCGATGCCCGGGAGCTGCGAAAGCGCTTCACGGAATCGATGACGGAGAAGCAGCGCCGCTACGGCGAAGCCTATCCGCTCGACGAGGACTTTCTGGCCGCAGTCGCCGCAATGCCGGAGGCGAGCGGTGTCGCGCTTGGCCTCGACCGGCTGGTGATGCTGGCAAGCGGCGCATCGCGGATCGATCAGGTGGTTTGGACGCCACCTGCAAATGAAGCATCTTTCGAGACATGA
- a CDS encoding acyl-CoA desaturase: protein MSIADAEFAPAEIAPNAPATSKPQLPPGVVTEGPLVQAKLRESYLLLGILYVGAVAGIVWAVTQGVGKVELFTFAWMFALTTFGIGAGMHRLFVHRSFRTGPIMRVFFCAIAQMAIQGSIAKWVANHRRHHLYADDVGDPHSPQFDGFGNRYVSALKGFLHAQGSWVFDQATTDNEYYAKDILADPIAMFFVHTRWVWYGMSAVFIPGVIGYTFGGVHGMIGCVLFSGLLRAYLLILTSQLTGSVCHAYGYRRFEVEDASTNEFVTTILTFGEGLHNNHHRFPRDAYISHAWWEIDLNGLIILGMEKIGLVHDVFHASHRQLERAAEAEAASTAR from the coding sequence ATGTCCATCGCCGACGCCGAGTTCGCCCCGGCAGAGATCGCGCCGAACGCACCCGCTACGTCCAAACCGCAGCTTCCACCCGGCGTCGTCACCGAAGGACCGCTGGTTCAGGCCAAGCTGCGCGAGAGCTATCTCCTGCTCGGCATCCTCTATGTTGGCGCGGTCGCCGGCATCGTCTGGGCCGTGACGCAAGGCGTCGGCAAGGTCGAGCTGTTCACATTCGCCTGGATGTTCGCGCTGACGACATTCGGCATCGGCGCCGGCATGCACCGCCTGTTCGTCCATCGCAGCTTCCGCACCGGCCCGATCATGCGCGTGTTCTTCTGCGCCATCGCCCAGATGGCGATCCAGGGATCGATCGCGAAATGGGTCGCCAACCACCGCCGCCATCATCTCTACGCCGATGACGTCGGCGATCCCCACAGCCCGCAATTCGACGGCTTCGGCAATCGCTATGTCAGCGCGCTCAAGGGCTTCCTGCACGCCCAGGGCAGCTGGGTGTTCGACCAGGCGACCACCGACAACGAATACTACGCCAAGGACATCCTCGCCGATCCGATCGCGATGTTCTTCGTGCACACGCGCTGGGTCTGGTACGGGATGTCGGCCGTCTTCATTCCCGGCGTGATCGGCTACACCTTCGGCGGCGTGCACGGCATGATCGGCTGCGTGCTGTTCTCCGGCCTGCTCCGCGCCTATCTGCTGATCCTCACCAGCCAGCTCACCGGCTCGGTCTGCCACGCCTACGGCTATCGCCGCTTCGAGGTCGAGGACGCCTCGACCAACGAATTCGTGACCACGATCCTCACCTTCGGCGAGGGGCTGCACAACAACCATCACCGCTTCCCGCGGGACGCCTACATCTCGCACGCCTGGTGGGAGATCGATCTCAACGGCCTGATCATCCTGGGCATGGAGAAGATCGGCCTCGTCCACGACGTCTTCCACGCCTCGCACCGTCAGCTGGAGCGGGCGGCCGAAGCAGAGGCAGCCTCGACGGCGCGCTGA
- a CDS encoding HdeD family acid-resistance protein, whose product MTSPEDFSRLQSMMGRTVKAHWKAFLFEGILLVILGVAALILPPLASLAIAIFLGWMFLISGIGGLIVTYWARSTPGFWWSLISAALAVLAGLLLLARPMQAVLTLTIVVGAYFLAEGVATIMYALEHRRELSGRWSWLLISGLVDIAISFMVITGLPSSAEWAIGVLVGINLLFGGASLIGMALAARNSNT is encoded by the coding sequence ATGACGTCGCCCGAAGATTTTTCACGGCTGCAATCCATGATGGGCCGGACGGTCAAGGCCCACTGGAAGGCCTTCCTGTTCGAGGGCATCCTGCTCGTCATTCTCGGCGTCGCGGCGCTGATCCTGCCGCCGCTCGCCAGCCTTGCGATCGCGATCTTCCTCGGCTGGATGTTCCTGATCAGCGGTATCGGCGGGCTGATCGTGACTTATTGGGCGCGCAGCACGCCGGGATTCTGGTGGTCGCTGATTTCGGCTGCGCTTGCCGTGCTTGCCGGCCTGCTGCTGCTGGCCCGGCCGATGCAGGCCGTGCTGACGCTGACCATCGTGGTCGGCGCCTACTTCCTGGCCGAGGGCGTCGCCACCATCATGTACGCGCTGGAGCACCGCCGCGAGCTCAGCGGCCGCTGGTCGTGGCTTCTGATCTCGGGTCTCGTCGACATCGCGATCTCCTTCATGGTGATCACGGGACTGCCGAGCTCGGCGGAATGGGCCATCGGCGTCCTCGTCGGTATCAACCTCCTGTTCGGCGGCGCCAGCCTGATCGGCATGGCGCTGGCGGCGCGCAACAGCAACACCTGA
- a CDS encoding glycosyltransferase — protein MDVTVTSGCPSPRKAGILDHADRIATDRVAWRAKNSFFHDEDERYLRFLIPPGSRVLDIGCGIGDTLASLAPSHGVGVDFCRKQIAIARQRHAGLTFVEGDVEDPATLDALQGPFDYILVLDTIGSMEDCQKFIAQLHPFCTRDTRLVIGYFSHLWYPLLKLAEFVGLRMPHPDQNVLSPSDLRSLARLADFDPVKSEQRVLSPVRMFGLGRFLNRFVSVLPGIRQLALRHYLVARSIRRAREEFASATVVVPARNERGNIEPAVLRIPDFCCDIEIIFIEGHSQDGTFEEMERVRQAYPSKDIKVMRQPGKGKADAVFTAFDAARGDVLIILDADLTMPPEQIPKFVEALLAGKGEFVNGSRLVYPMDDGAMRFLNLIANKIFSYLFSWLLNQRYTDTLCGTKVLRRSDYQRLKAGKAYFGDFDPFGDFDLIFGASKLNLKSVDLPIRYAARTYGETQISRFRHGWMLLKMVAFAFLKIKAI, from the coding sequence ATGGACGTGACGGTAACGTCCGGCTGCCCGTCGCCGCGGAAGGCAGGCATTCTCGATCACGCCGACCGTATCGCCACGGACCGGGTGGCATGGCGCGCGAAGAACAGCTTTTTTCACGACGAGGATGAACGCTATCTCCGGTTCCTGATTCCGCCGGGAAGTCGCGTCCTCGACATCGGCTGCGGCATTGGCGATACGCTCGCGAGTCTCGCGCCATCACACGGTGTCGGGGTCGATTTCTGTCGCAAGCAAATCGCGATCGCGCGGCAGCGCCACGCCGGTCTCACTTTCGTCGAAGGCGATGTCGAGGACCCCGCGACGCTCGATGCGCTGCAAGGTCCGTTCGACTACATCCTCGTCCTCGATACGATCGGTTCGATGGAGGATTGTCAGAAGTTCATCGCCCAGCTGCATCCGTTCTGCACGCGGGATACGCGGCTGGTGATCGGGTACTTCTCGCATCTGTGGTACCCCCTGCTGAAACTCGCCGAATTCGTCGGCCTGCGGATGCCGCACCCGGACCAGAACGTGCTGTCGCCGTCCGACCTGCGCAGCCTTGCCAGGCTTGCGGATTTCGATCCGGTGAAGTCGGAGCAGCGCGTGCTCTCGCCGGTGCGGATGTTCGGGCTCGGGCGTTTTCTCAATCGTTTCGTCAGCGTGCTGCCGGGAATCCGCCAATTGGCGCTTCGGCATTATCTGGTCGCACGGTCGATCCGCAGGGCGAGGGAAGAGTTCGCCTCGGCCACCGTCGTCGTCCCGGCGCGCAACGAGCGCGGTAATATCGAGCCCGCGGTCCTGCGAATTCCCGACTTCTGCTGCGACATCGAGATCATCTTCATCGAAGGCCACAGCCAGGACGGCACCTTCGAGGAGATGGAGCGGGTCAGGCAGGCGTATCCCTCCAAGGACATCAAGGTGATGCGCCAGCCCGGCAAGGGCAAGGCCGACGCCGTCTTCACCGCGTTCGACGCGGCGCGCGGCGACGTGCTGATCATTCTCGACGCCGACCTGACCATGCCGCCGGAGCAGATTCCGAAATTCGTCGAGGCGCTGCTGGCGGGCAAGGGCGAGTTCGTCAATGGATCCCGCCTGGTCTATCCCATGGACGATGGCGCGATGCGCTTCCTCAATCTGATCGCCAACAAGATATTTTCCTATCTGTTCTCCTGGCTGCTCAATCAGCGCTATACCGATACCCTGTGTGGCACCAAGGTCCTGCGCCGCAGCGATTATCAGCGCTTGAAGGCCGGCAAGGCCTATTTCGGTGATTTCGATCCGTTCGGCGACTTCGACCTGATCTTCGGCGCATCGAAGCTCAACCTGAAATCCGTGGATCTTCCGATCCGCTATGCCGCGCGCACGTATGGTGAAACCCAGATCTCCAGGTTTCGCCATGGCTGGATGCTGCTGAAGATGGTGGCTTTCGCCTTCCTCAAGATCAAGGCGATCTAA
- a CDS encoding peptidoglycan DD-metalloendopeptidase family protein, which produces MPPGGETVVGKGFRFVSLLLASLSLLIVTPLAADEFRSPSLTALRVDWRAALDQLRTEINSRPRVAGDFVFAPRRSVPRYDPRATPALVQLNAVSSRFFTGITRSPVPVLLPFDAAAYLEAQRSGATATLALSRYQADFNPVDMFDAGPAGYSATFSLEPGAGDGMPVRVFTRPVEVQITGSALVYDIADPAGGKGEPVKPLATAYPDLRRFIREGYVRYAFTRFGVAYVVSIQCLDSVAKPRRLACKEASPVAERFLKALRVAGGQRMRPLTDIASSILDRPAGRSPDFSYRPSGDIIPNTGYRKQGGHPDAMAYAQIRFPLEKAPAFVRSQSYAKRDRTESTTAYPWRDNFCESRSFEVWQCAGGYGHQGEDIRAADCPPPGEGREPCDPKQRGVVAVRDAIVIRASKDQAATLQVNSRTEHIRFRYMHMNPQAMNADGVLNGRIVTEGEKIGVISNYLDHPAGTSMHLHFDVQVFTRDGWIWVSPYVTLVSAYERLIRARGREVGPEIAVTAQPVAHALPEDVIKPDLREGSGGEEN; this is translated from the coding sequence GTGCCGCCGGGGGGCGAGACAGTGGTTGGGAAGGGTTTCCGCTTCGTCTCGCTGCTTCTGGCGTCGCTTTCGCTCCTCATTGTCACACCGCTCGCTGCGGATGAATTCCGCAGCCCTTCGCTCACGGCCCTGCGCGTCGACTGGCGCGCAGCGCTCGACCAGCTCCGCACCGAGATCAACAGCCGCCCCAGGGTCGCGGGTGATTTCGTCTTTGCACCTCGCCGTTCGGTGCCGCGCTACGATCCGCGCGCGACCCCGGCACTGGTGCAGCTCAACGCGGTTTCCTCGCGTTTCTTCACCGGCATCACCCGCAGTCCCGTGCCGGTGCTGCTGCCTTTCGACGCCGCGGCTTACCTCGAGGCGCAGCGCAGCGGCGCGACGGCGACGCTGGCGCTGTCCCGCTACCAGGCGGACTTCAATCCCGTCGACATGTTCGATGCCGGTCCCGCCGGCTACAGCGCAACCTTCTCGCTCGAGCCCGGCGCCGGTGACGGCATGCCGGTCCGGGTGTTCACAAGGCCGGTCGAGGTGCAGATCACGGGCTCGGCGCTGGTCTATGACATCGCCGATCCCGCCGGCGGCAAGGGCGAGCCGGTCAAGCCGCTCGCGACAGCCTACCCGGACCTGCGCAGGTTCATCCGGGAAGGCTATGTCCGCTACGCTTTCACTCGTTTCGGCGTCGCCTATGTAGTGTCGATCCAGTGCCTCGACAGCGTCGCCAAACCGCGGCGGCTGGCCTGCAAGGAAGCCTCTCCGGTCGCCGAGCGCTTCCTGAAGGCCCTGCGCGTCGCCGGCGGCCAGCGCATGCGGCCATTGACGGACATCGCCTCCAGCATCCTCGATCGTCCGGCTGGCCGTTCACCGGATTTCAGCTATCGGCCGAGCGGCGACATCATCCCGAACACCGGCTATCGCAAGCAGGGCGGCCATCCCGACGCCATGGCCTATGCACAAATCCGCTTTCCGCTCGAAAAGGCGCCCGCCTTCGTCCGCTCGCAATCCTATGCCAAGCGCGACAGGACGGAGAGCACGACCGCCTATCCCTGGCGCGACAATTTCTGCGAGTCCCGCAGTTTCGAGGTCTGGCAATGCGCGGGCGGTTACGGCCATCAGGGGGAGGACATCCGCGCCGCCGACTGCCCGCCGCCCGGCGAAGGCCGCGAGCCCTGCGATCCCAAGCAGCGCGGCGTCGTCGCCGTGCGCGATGCCATCGTGATCCGCGCGTCCAAGGACCAGGCCGCGACGCTTCAGGTCAACAGCCGCACCGAGCACATCCGCTTCCGCTACATGCACATGAATCCGCAGGCGATGAATGCCGATGGCGTGCTCAATGGCCGCATCGTCACCGAAGGCGAGAAAATCGGTGTGATCTCGAACTATCTCGACCATCCCGCGGGAACGTCGATGCATCTGCATTTCGACGTGCAGGTGTTCACGCGCGACGGCTGGATCTGGGTCAGCCCCTACGTCACCCTAGTCTCCGCCTACGAACGCCTCATCCGCGCCCGCGGCCGCGAGGTTGGCCCGGAGATCGCGGTCACGGCGCAGCCGGTCGCCCATGCGCTGCCGGAGGACGTGATCAAGCCGGACCTGCGCGAGGGGTCAGGCGGCGAAGAGAATTAA